Below is a genomic region from Erigeron canadensis isolate Cc75 chromosome 7, C_canadensis_v1, whole genome shotgun sequence.
TGGATCCAAACTAGTGTTTTGCTATTATACTACTACAAAAAATAAGCCAAATTTACGTATAGCACGTCTTATTCTAATATTCTTCTTAAAACATTCACTCATCTGAAGTGTTGAACTATGGTTAGTTAGGTGTGAATAGAACAACCATCATTGAATTGAGTCATTGACCATGATGGACAGCCACACATTAAAGCTAGGTTTATATTTCTgttaaaaattttaacttttaatatatttaggcaaacatatatatatatatacaagttttttacccgcacgatgtgaggatattaaatttattttttaaaagttttaatattgacattgaaatcaataatatatataatgttcaacatttaaatacaaaaaaaaaataaacttagttgaacatatttagaaacctaatggtgttgtgctacttggatagtgaaaattagtttaaatgagATCGACAGTATCTTGTGGCTGCATATTTGCTCTAAATATCGTATTTGATCAGGAATAATTGTAATTACAacccatgtttttattaaaacaattgctaCCCATGAAAGAAATGAACCCGCATAATCCGTAATTTCAATGAATCAAATTGTGATATCATTATctagttaaaaatatttaaatttctataatgaaacgattttgataatatacgatttgattaaatgaatccaagatcaaaaaagttagataaagaaTATTGCCTTTACaggggaaaaaaaagatatatagaaaatttaaactcatatttaagtttatacggttttagttttcttttttgcatatgggatttgtttcttaaatataaaggatttggtttcttaagtttgtgtataaatatctttttatttaatatttaatggataaatattgtcaaaaaaatgtgataatgacacgtaggataaaaacctatgtggcaaattttaaaaatagctttatattGAAGAGGGTTTAAAAGGTTaggattcctattgttttaatatatatatatatatcacatatatatagatactagTAAGATTTTTCGTCTTAATTGTGTGTGAactttttatttccatttcaaTAAAGCTACTTTGTTGTAGTTGTAATGTGATAGCAAGAGTATTGTTtcagttataaaacttatattcaTACATACAAAATATGTTTACATAATTCCATTGATGTAGGTAAATAGTGGGATTTGACGGTCGATATCctgtcaatttcaaaatttattattcTATTCGATATTCTTATAATCTCcgagtttaatttgtaactgGAATACGATTATTCAATATCTCAAATAAGATTTTTGTTATTCGAATACGTTTGTAAAAATTAATGTATATGACAATGTAAACTCTTTTCTTTCACTCTAAATTACCTAGTATTTAGCCTCCAAAAATTCCAAAATCATCTTTTCCTACTATGGCAACCCAATTAAGGAATCCACACCATGGCGGTTGGCTCAAACTCAATACAGATGGAAGTTCATTAGAAAATTCAGGACAATCTAGCTACAACGGTCTAATAAGAAACTCTCGTAGTGACAGGATATGTGGAATTTTTTGCCAGAACAGGCGTAAAACATACCTATTTTGTCTAACAAGTTTTCTGGGGAAATAATTTGTGGAACCACTATAGGATTTATTTCTGGCGCTGCTAGTATCGGGTTGGTCAACATCACCGGACACGTGCGGGATTTCCTTCACCTTTTTAGCTGTATGTTTGTTATATGATATTTTTGTATTActtaatatttttgtattagTATTACTTAAGAGATTCAAATGCAGGTCAAAGCCCTTCGAACGGTGGATTAGTGTATTATTTCATACAAGTTATATAATACTCACAAACTATATAAactatatttacaaattatacaGAATATTTATACAGCGAACCCGGTGACTTTTAGCGACAACATGCTAAAGAGCAATTTTCCCTCTTTTTTTTGGCTACTTtcttataaatataacataatcagttgtttaataattaaataatataattatttaagtaTACTCtgtaatttgaaaataaaatttattaaagaGAGAAATCAAGTTGATGATAAGACTAGAGCCTGGTACAAGACTCCAAAGAAACCTACAACTTTGGACTACAACTGTAGTCACTCGACCAACACGACTCCGGAAAGGTTCTCATTTCAATGCGCACGGTTTTTCAATCAACAACGACATTGACATCCATACCGTATGTAACATATTTATGAAATTTGGAACACCAGAAGGCATCCGGTCTGTTAGCAAAATACCAACATAATCGGAGCAAGTTTCATTCGGTCTGAATACATAAATAATCAGAAGTAGGAAGatgataataagttaataacgtTTACTGCCTCAGTGATAACCTGTTCATGGGTTTTATGTAAAATTATCAAGTGTAAATCATAAATAATGGATTTTTGTATTAAAGAGAATATCTCCTTTACATGGGGCAGGGCAGATCTAGATTGGGCAGTCATCACAAATTCAAAGTCGTAAAATGACCCTGAATAAACTAAATATCAGTACTTCAAATAACACCTTGACAGCAGGCCGATATCACTAATTTCATGCGATTTAACTGAAGTACTGAAATACAAGAAAACGTACAATGAGTGATTGAAAATTCCACTTAACATCCTAATTTGAAGACTTTAGGCCTAGCAGACACATGAAAACAGTTGTAACATATATAATCACTTATCAAGTATTGACAACTTAAAGCACGAGATCATGGCTAATAGTGGCGCATACGCAACGTATGTAGCTAACAAGAATTTGTTGGGGGAAGAATATGATACTTGATTCCAAGTTGTTGGAAGATGTTCCTCAGCTCCagcacaaggtttgatcttctATCGCTTTTCTCGTCATAATCCTGAAAGTTTATCGTATGAGTTATATACAGTCTCATTTTCATCTTGTTCACACCTTCAATCTCCCTTACCCGAACACTGTGCTTTGGTCGCCATAAGTGAGGCTTGCTATCTATGTACCTGATAGGAAACAAACCAGAGTGTTATTATATCGAGAATAATATAGTATTATACCTAAGTCAAGCCAAACATTGAACTATGTTGTTAATACTCAAATATCGGTTATAACGGTCGAGGACCGATATTTGATATAACGGTTATAGCGGTGGTCTAACGGTGGTATACAGTGATTATAAtattatgcaatatatataaattccaaaataattaatactaatattaaaagtcaaacttaaAAGTATTTGAAACAGGATACAGAAGTGAAGACAGAGGAGAAACCCTTCTGATTCTGATCGATCCCTTGATTGGAAAATTAGGCCTcgactttttcttttcaattttatgttAGATAGGGCTGGAAAATTgggcttttatttatttaggattGGACTATTaagtatttattagttttgggccccaaaaaaaaagaaaagaaaaaaacatgtattaaCACCGTTAAGACCGATATTTAAGAAGCTAAATATTGCTAAAATATCGGTAAATACCACCGTTAATATCAGAACCGTTATTTTGACCAGTATTTTAGGGAATGACCGATAACCGTTATACCACCGTTATTAACAAAATAGACATTGAGATCAATCAGAAGAAACAGTAATTGTCAATAAGGATGCGACCGATACACGTGTTTCTCACTCGTTTGCCACTCGTCCTTTGCATTTGTCCTTTGAGGGACGAGTCCACACCATTGAGTGTGACTCGTCCCTTGACTTGTTCTTGAGGGATTAGTCCTTCCAAAGACGAGTCTTATTTTAAAGGTGTGTGTGGTGTTTAATGGAATAATGGTATAAAAGGTGGGTCTATGACTAGTCCTTTGCATTGGGGATGTTTTAGGGGGATTAGTCCTTAAagaaaccaactgggttggataagtggttggagcccttgcctctggagacagaggtcatgggtttgatcctcatGTCCAttaaggctggaggtccttttctacctttagttgaactggaagcagcctctctacctttagtaggggtaagactgtctacatctcaacctcccccatcaccatcaaagacagtattgggacccaaaacccgtggaagacggcattgggggTTACTTTAGTCCTTGGAGAGTGTTTTGCGGATGTGGCGCTGACCGAGACTAGTCCTTCTGGGGAGAGTCTTAGTATTGGGTAGCCCCTAACAAGCAAAGTTAAGTTTGAATCCTGCCCTCATTATCATCCCTCAAAATATCTACCTTCACTCCATGtaaaattacatacatacatacatatatacatggatATCTAGTCTTGAGTAATGGCGGGCATTTTATTTAAATGTGTTGAAGTAAGAGACTAACCAACTTTGAATGAAAGTAAGACTAAGGGGAAATAGAGAAGTAGAATAAGATCACATACGTTTTAATTTTAGCTTTTAGAGCTGAAATGTTCTCAACTGGAGTGGAAACATCCAAATCAAACTCCACAGTATCCCTCATTTCTGGACTTCGGTTATAATTGCTGATGGGTTTTGAAGCTAATATTGAATTCGGATAGTAAATTATCTCATTGTCATATCTCAGGAAGACGGTAGTCAAAATGCTCACTTCTTCTACGACAACCTATAGATTTATATTTCACTTGAATAAATAAAGCAGAATAACTTGGCAttgtaaataaaactaaattattaaAAGTAGATTAGGTCCAGTGAGTTGCCTACCTGGAGACCATCAATGACACAACGATCACCAACGTCAAATGGGTGTTTTAGAAATACCAATATCAAGGCTTCAAATGTTGACTTAGCAGAGGTTCCCAATGTGAAACAAGCAAGTAAGAACTGAGCTGCGATGAAAAGCAACACTTGTGTTCTAGCAATACGCATGAGTATTACCCAAAGGATTATGAGTACTACTACCAAAAGCACAATAACATATTGGTGTAATCCATTTATGGCTTCCTCTATGTCATTTAGAGAATGCTCCAAAAATTTACTCTTCATGTACATGCTCACCTGAAAACCAAGATGTAATTTCAAAGGAATGGAATAAGTTTGATAAATGAATGGTGAAAGTTTGACAGAGTAAGTACCACCCAATTAAGAAAGGACTTCTCATTTATCCTTCCACTTTCCTCTTTTCCTTCTATCAAAGAAAGCACCACATCCACTTCCTCTTTGTTAATAAAACGCAAAAGATCTTCCACTTCGATGTAGCTAGTTCAtatggaaaaaataaaaaatataaaaaattaaaatataaaaaaaatatataaaaaaatcagaGGCATCAAAAATAATGGACTGATATTACAACAAACAGAATTTAGAGCAATCTTACTTGTTCCCGGGTTTAGCtacatttctaaaaataagatCACTGGCAGCTTTAGCTTCGCATTCAGTGGTGATATTTCTATTGTTCTGCTCATCCGGATTCATCAAACCTTTACTTTTATCAAGTGTATTAGAAAGTGTATAAAACCCATTCTGCGATGCAATTTCAATCATCCTACGTTTGATCCTCTGGGGGTTTTGCAAATCAACAACGTTAGAGCCACTGCAGGTTACTAACCTAGAACTACGAACGTTTGAAAGCTCCCAAACTGGTGGCCCAGAGAGGGTTTGAAGTATGTATTGATGGAAGCTATTTTCTTCAATCCTCTTAgagaatattttattatatagtgAAAAATACAAGAGCCTTGTCGATAAAGTTCCGAGTATCCATCCACCAGCAACAAAAAATGTAGAGAAAAGCCCCCTTGTGATATACTCTAGAGCCTTGGGTTTGTCATTTGATCTACTGACACGATGGCTGGTCAAGATCCCCCATGTAGAAGAAATTAAAACTAACCAGATTAAAACCCAAATCCTCTTTAGCATGCTGTAAAAATAACGGTCAGACACGGCTTCCTTTCCAATTAACAAATTCTTTCCAATCACGAAAACTACGATATTGACCAAGCACTCCGAAAATAAACGGCCACTGAAAATTGCCAATCCCACAACACACCATTTCCATAATTCTAAACTCCAAATCTTTTTATCCTTTAGTTTATTCGTAGTTGCACTTAGAATTAAAAGCAACGAAATGCAAACAAATAAACTGAACTCGGTAATAAACAGAACCTTGAGATTCTCGGGTCTTTTTCGTGTAGAAAAATGACCATTCTTATCATCATCATTCGCTTCCCCTGGTGATAATGGTGTTCTAGTAGTTACAGGAGAGGCGGCTTTCAGACTTTCTAATATTTCAGTAGGAGAATCAGTAGTACTTACTATAGCAATATTCTCCGTCTGGCTATTGCTAGGAACTGCTGGTTCAATGATTCTGGTTTTTGACTTCAGCTGGCCACTGTCCTCCTGAAGCTGCTGCTCTGCCAATGAGTGTGATGTAGTAGTCATGAGATTAGTCTTTGGTATCTCTTCAGATATATCTAGTATGACTTCATCGCTATCCAACTTCATTTCAATAAACAAAATTCTTTCCTTTCTTGAAATCTTGCTAGAACTTTTGTAGATTGTTAGATTATCATATGTGAAACTGAAATATTTGGTTTGATGTAAAGTGACAAAGGGATTTTTAGAAAAGTAAAATATACATGTGAAGTATTAATTTTATTGGTTGAAATCTTGCATTACACAAGCAGCCTTTTATAGACTTCAATTAGCTTCAACCAATTTGAAGCTACTATTAATATTAGAGTTGGTTGGAAGAGTGTCATTTATAAAGACCAAAACTCGACACACGTGTGGTTACTAGTGGGCCAAGGTTATGTGGTGTTGACCTTGTTTTATGTAAATTTAAACATCATCTCTCGGAAAATATATCTTGTCATCCATATTATAAAGCCTTCGAGTAAAGAATTAAAACTAACCTCAAACACACATGGCACCATTACAACTAGATCAAGGAGTCACTTGTGTTATTGTATTTTGCCTATATAAtacatatttcttttttctttttttaaataacaataaaaaatacgTATTTCTTTCCTATTGTTCAGTTGGTGAAAATTGCATTCATATTTCTAAAGATATATCTTTTGACAATTTCTAGCACAAACCAGGATTAGGTTGTTTTACACAAGTTTACATTCTACAATTAAAAGATTCAGGTGAGTAGTATTAATACCTCAATGGGTAGCTGTTGATACTTGATGGTGTCCAAAAGTGGAGTAGAAGGTCACACTCCACCTGCTCTTTTACTTGCCTAGCCTGCACACAAACAATTAACATCCAAAAAGAGTTCCATAAATCATGAACCTAAAATGTTCATAAAGGTTGTACGTATCAAACCTGATAAAGAGGTTTGGGTGAAGATTGCCGGTGTCGTAGATCGGTTGCAAAAATCATTATTGAAATATAGGAGTTAAGCGGCCCACAATTCAACTGTCCCGCAAATGAAAATGCACAAAAAGCGTCATGCCGTTTGTTTTGCAAACTACCATATTAATTCTTGGGATCAGTATCGCTCAGGGGACTTTCATATCTTGACTCTACAAAACACAGACATAAGCAGGAAGTGATACTAGCAGCATCGACAAATCTCTTCCAGGCCAAACAATTTCTATTCTACTTTTATAGTTAAATCCATTCATTTCATAGATAAATGAACAAACTATCAAAATCCCAGTAGCTTTCAGGTGTCAATTAAGTCTGCTGTTAATAAGCCTGTACAGTTTTACCCAAAATTTCTATTACAAACTCCCTGTCTAGAAGCGATAAGTTGTAAGACTGGGATCCATTTCAATTCTAATCAAACATCATATATGCccaaaatataagttttcaaTGCATCATGTACAAAAGTATAAAAGCATGCTTTGGGCATATATGGCATCTTGGGGTTTATGGATGGTATATATGAAATTGTCCCAGCCATACAAAACTGAACTCTACACTCACCAACCATATACCTGAATCTATTTGTAAACTCTCTTATGAGCTACATCTATTGCCATAACAGAGCACCCAGAATCAAAAGCCTGACCCATTACGTTTACAGGTCATGTTTCTGGTTCTAAAAATATGTCCATTATGTATTTTGTGAATGCTGGAAAGCTACTAAAGCAGTCAAATTGGTACAAAACTTACCACAAGCAGAGGAAGCAGATCCAAGAACTAAACATTGATGTAGCAgctcaaaaacaaaaacaggGGCGTTGAAATTTTCTATCCAATACTATAAGCCATTTCAGCTTTCTGGTTATAAAAGTCATTTTTCAGCATATATAATTGAATATATCCGAGCAAAATGAACACTTAGAAAAGAGAAACCTCTTGCTTATTCTGCAATTCTCGTATGTTTGCCAGAGTTACACATTAGACATTCTAATAGAACTAAATGCAACAAACAAGGTAATTTTAACTATGCTTACTCACAAACTTCTTTTTTTACTCTGTTTTTGCAGTTGTGACAACTGgaaatcaacataaaaaaagttCCACGAATTATAGTTTACATATATACTGCTCAAAAAGAAGCAATCTTTTCACATATGTAtgttatgtatatgtatgtcaGTGGCAAAAGTTTAATCAACAAAGTATATATGATAAACTATCTGAAAGCAGAGTTGACAACATGAAGATCCAACAAGGTATTGTAGTAACCTTTCtctatttcttcttctttcaccTGATGAAGTAACAGAGTTTCAATAACAAAATCTTCCCAATCAGTATCAGCTTTCTTTGCCcgtttttttctctttttagaAATCACAGCATTTTGTACACAGAGCTCATCACTATCATTTGCAGTCATCCATGGTCGCCTTATCTTCTCAATGCGTATCTTAGCAGCCttgatcttttcttttctcctttTTGTTTTCAAACATCCCTTAACAAAAGACGGAGGCATAACGTTCAATCCAACATCTTTTTCCAATATTTGATCAAGAAAAAGCTTTTTGCTCATCTCTGAGTTCCCAGTCCAATACTCCGGCATatccaagaaaagaaaagaCTTGCCGCTCCCAACACGTTCAACGGTCCCCATTGATGCCTTCATACTAGTATACTCATCCAAGAACTTTAAGTAAATCTTCGATAAACATTCGTGCGAAACCTTAAGCTTCTCCAAATCTTCAACTTCCCAATTCACTCTGCCACCCCGTGACCTATCACCATCGTCATCACCCGCGTAAAACCCTTCAGCGAAAAACCTTCCATCGTCTCCACCATCCAAACAATCCTTAATCAAACCATCCAAAACCAAACCGACACCCTCCACCAAACTCACATCCTTCTTCCTCCCACCACCACTACACATCGACTTCATCTCCATATACTGAATAATCATTGGAGCATTCTTCATAACATTCTTAACATTTACATTCTCACCCCACGGCAAATTTCCTCTCCCAACATCCACCAACCGTTCCAACACCTCCTTATACCTCAACTTACACGTTGTAACATTCACATTCAACTTTTCCGCCAAATCCTCCACACTAACCTCAACCTCATTCACTTCACAAACAAaaaccaccaccgccaccacaacCGGCACCGGCCTTCTCCCCGTCGTCACATACCACTTCACCATACATTGCAACAAAAACACCCCTTGTTTCAAAACCCTCCCAACTTTCTCCCTCCCTACACCCATTTCCTTCACAACCCGTTCAAACAACCCGACTATATCCCCATCCGGCAACCGTATCTCCAAATGCTCCACAACCCGACTCACCATTCTACCTAACTCATACCCATCACACCCCACATTTTCACAAATACTCCCTAACGGCATCCATTTTTTCGCTTTTCGCATAACAACGTAAACACAAGCACCAACAAGTACACTGAACCATCTACCCGAACCGTATTCGTTATCCGTAATCTCCTTAATCATGTTATTAACTTCATCAAATCTattttctaattctaatttCAACAAAATATCAGAAACTATTTTCTGGGCTAAATAAATCTTGGTTTCATGATAAGAATAATCATACCTTGACCCGGAAGTACCTAACCGGATATTGTGACCCGTGGGTCCGTCTCGATTGTATGTTTGTTGGTCGTAGGTTGTCGAGTGTTGTACGACACCGCATGATGTGCATTCTAGGTTTCCTGTATGTGGGTCTGTCGTTAAGGCCTTTGATTTGCAGTTCTTGCAACAAgacatttaattataaaataaaacggGTCTAAATGGGTATCTCATGCGGGTCGAGCGGGTCTAACATTACCCAATCGATCAAGAAAccatatatatggaaaataaaaaataaatctacGAACTGGAGTAGAAAATAATTCTGCAAAGtatgttcaaaaaataaaattctgcAAAGTATAATAAGGGTGGATATATAATAAGCCTGTAATATAGGGGGTCTCGTGCAGCTTTTATTAGTTGAGAGGTCAATTGTGTTAAGTTGAAACATTGTTAAGTTGGAGTCGGTTAAACATATAGTTGCTGTAATATACATTTGATTAATTGAGGTTAAAAATGATACTGTGTGTGTGTAA
It encodes:
- the LOC122607950 gene encoding plant-specific TFIIB-related protein PTF2 yields the protein MSCCKNCKSKALTTDPHTGNLECTSCGVVQHSTTYDQQTYNRDGPTGHNIRLGTSGSRYDYSYHETKIYLAQKIVSDILLKLELENRFDEVNNMIKEITDNEYGSGRWFSVLVGACVYVVMRKAKKWMPLGSICENVGCDGYELGRMVSRVVEHLEIRLPDGDIVGLFERVVKEMGVGREKVGRVLKQGVFLLQCMVKWYVTTGRRPVPVVVAVVVFVCEVNEVEVSVEDLAEKLNVNVTTCKLRYKEVLERLVDVGRGNLPWGENVNVKNVMKNAPMIIQYMEMKSMCSGGGRKKDVSLVEGVGLVLDGLIKDCLDGGDDGRFFAEGFYAGDDDGDRSRGGRVNWEVEDLEKLKVSHECLSKIYLKFLDEYTSMKASMGTVERVGSGKSFLFLDMPEYWTGNSEMSKKLFLDQILEKDVGLNVMPPSFVKGCLKTKRRKEKIKAAKIRIEKIRRPWMTANDSDELCVQNAVISKKRKKRAKKADTDWEDFVIETLLLHQVKEEEIEKGYYNTLLDLHVVNSAFR